One window of Aspergillus oryzae RIB40 DNA, chromosome 3 genomic DNA carries:
- a CDS encoding uncharacterized protein (aldo/keto reductase family proteins): protein MSLGRTFKLNSGYNIPAIGLGTWLSKPHEVENAVEAALRAGYRHIDAAACYQNENEVGNGWKKSGVPRDQIFITSKLWNTHHHPEHVEEAVNKTLKDLQTDYLDLYLIHWPVAFEHTNETLTPIDPVTKRFRLANVPIADTWAALEKLVEAKKIRSIGISNFTQDKIDDLLKTAKIPPAVNQIEAHPYLQQPGLHKYLKEKNILSVAYSPLGNNIYNAPRVVDDPDVKAIADKLGKDPAALLISWAVQRGTAVLPKSVTPSRIESNFQDFIIPDAEFEALNKLDRNQRYNFPFRWGIDVFGEVGAEETERRAEEHAAKQREGA from the exons ATGTCTCTAGGAAGGACCTTCAAACTCAACTCGGGATACAACATCCCCGCTATTGGATTGGGAACTTGG CTCTCAAAACCACACGAGGTCGAGAATGCCGTCGAGGCGGCTCTGCGCGCAGGATACCGCCATATCGATGCCGCAGCATGCTACCAGAACGAGAATGAAGTAGGAAACGGCTGGAAGAAGTCGGGCGTCCCTCGAGATCAGATCTTC ATCACTAGCAAGCTATGGAACACACATCACCATCCCGAACATGTCGAGGAGGCAGTCAACAAGACCCTGAAGGACCTTCAGACAGACTACCTGGATCTATACTTG ATCCACTGGCCCGTCGCATTTGAACATACAAACGAAACTCTCACGCCTATCGATCCGGTCACGAAGCGATTCCGGTTGGCGAACGTTCCTATCGCCGATACATGGGCTgctctggagaagctcgTGGAGGCTAAAAAGATCCGAAGCATTGGTATTAGCAATTTTACCCAGGACAAGATTGACGACCTTCTTAAGACGGCTAAGATTCCCCCGGCTGTCAACCAAATCGAAGCCCATCCTTATCTCCAACAGCCCGGTTTGCATAAGtacctgaaggagaag AATATCCTGTCCGTCGCATATAGCCCTCTGGGCAACAATATCTACAACGCCCCACG TGTTGTCGACGACCCCGATGTTAAAGCGATTGCCGATAAGTTGGGCAAAGACCCCGCCGCCCTTTTGATCTCGTGGGCAGTCCAGCGTGGCACTGCTGTGCTGCCGAAGAGTGTCACCCCATCGCGAATTGAAAGCAACTTCCAGG ATTTCATTATTCCCGACGCTGAATTCGAAGCCCTGAACAAACTTGACCGTAACCAGAGATATAACTTCCCCTTCCGTTGGGGAATTGATGTCTTTGGGGAAGTGGGAGCTGAAGAAACTGAGAGACGGGCGGAGGAACATGCTGCGAAGCAGAGAGAGGGAGCTTAG
- a CDS encoding GPI-anchor transamidase subunit GAB1 (major facilitator superfamily permease - Cdc91p): MSVDRRQAAVFAGAFALRLLLLVLFPSLPDLLTGRVEVSTPVTSFKRLQEGLFLYTRNVSPYDGGVFHQAPLFLPIFALLPNARELPLPTALFYSLIDLINANALITISDSGQAVSGRLFSALRKHIRWDGVSVAAWFLFNPFTIATCLGRSTSVFTTTGILYALSSAVSGNTLNAMLSLGFASYLSIYPALLFIPLVLLCYDRRAQGPKPPSGVAIFAIQHMAVFLLSIAGLLGISCLVVGDFSQFISATYGFQLLVPDLTPNVGLWWYFFIEMFDSFREFFLGVFWLHLAAYVGGLTVRLRRQPLFVITSLLGIFAVFKPYPSISDASLYFALLPLYRHLFPLMRYTFFAVSALLYATLLGPAFYHLWIYAGSGNANFFYAITLVWSLGLSILLADTIFAVLRDEWEQENPEMRGKEARQV, from the exons ATGTCGGTTGATCGAAGGCAAGCAGCCGTGTTCGCGGGCGCATTCGCCCTGCGGCTCCTTCTCTTGGTCCTTTTCCCGTCGCTCCCCGACTTGTTGACCGGAAGAGTTGAGGTATCGACACCGGTCACCAGCTTCAAACGAC TTCAGGAAGGTCTTTTTCTATACACGCGGAATGTTTCCCCTTATGACGGAGGCGTCTTCCATCAG GCgccgctttttcttcctatttttgctttgcttccgAACGCTCGAGAACTTCCCTTACCGACCGCACTTTTCTACTCATTGATCGATCTTATAAACGCGAACGCTTTGATCACGATTTCCGATTCAGGACAGGCAGTCTCGGGGAGGTTATTCTCAGCATTGCGGAAACATATCAGATGGGACGGGGTTTCTGTTGCAGCATG GTTTCTCTTCAACCCGTTTACTATCGCAACATGCCTTGGCCGGTCAACGAGCGTCTTTACCACTACCGGAATCCTATACGCACTGTCCAGTGCCGTCAGCGGAAATACTCTCAACGCTATGCTTTCCCTAGGGTTCGCATCATACTTGTCGATTTACCCAGCCCTCTTGTTCATCCCTCTCGTGCTTCTCTGTTATGACCGACGTGCTCAAGGACCAAAGCCACCGTCTGGAGTCGCCATCTTCGCCATACAGCATATGGCAGTCTTTTTGCTTAGCATAGCCGGTCTACTTGGAATATCTTGCTTAGTCGTTGGAGACTTCTCTCAGTTTATCTCTGCGACATATGGCTTCCAGTTACTTGTTCCTGATTTAACACCTAACGTCGGCCTTTGGTGGTACTTCTTCATCGAAATGTTCGACTCGTTCCGGGAATTCTTCCTTGGAGTTTTCTGGCTTCATCTAGCGGCATACGTTGGTGGGCTAACCGTGCGACTGCGGAGGCAACCTCTATTTGTTATCACCTCTCTATTGGGAATCTTCGCGGTCTTCAAACCTTACCCTAGCATCTCAGACGCCTCATTATACTTCGCCCTCCTACCCCTTTATAGGCATCTTTTCCCTC TGATGCGCTACACTTTCTTCGCGGTGTCAGCTCTTTTGTATGCCACGCTTTTGGGCCCCGCGTTCTATCATTTATGGATCTATGCCGGCTCCGGCAATGCCAACTTCTTCTACGCCATCACCCTGGTGTGGAGCTTAGGGCTATCGATATTACTGGCAGACACTATTTTTGCCGTGCTCAGAGATGAATGGGAGCAAGAGAATCCCGAAATGCGAGGCAAAGAGGCTAGACAAGTGTAA
- a CDS encoding fungal specific transcription factor domain-containing protein (predicted protein) — protein MTRPGTKFRHFRMTKPSEPERWRYASPESPNTTSLSSQSHTSEVTQGKTNEGQPEKIGVPGFVSISPKNSLGTDTGSVDPSTSRVTLATYYLMGLYASYSHYKDLIFNYLDRSRSFVIPRPLLFELFSTLYDDMKVEVDLHSRLTQNTRRPLPPISASTTVEEFCGWFRGANIRWELLGVVFALAGLASVHTAEPEKPLSYESFATDMYTASRSTSYSLATGSVLYRCFSSLTAELFALRYHRQISLQSGVPFFMSETRKRLFAAAVCRDMNLATLLERPPFIDCNFCDMTYPLDLDEEEVVLVGSELNAALQHLDENGWKVSSEREKLLRPATGIRIRFLLSILRAKVLRLSLGNRMESMTKKYSSCVVLLSAHLDHLHCGFQILRMLQQEGQDTLTTILDTSMGLLSGMLDLMKQQERFVELRERFTWIFLFYGLPGAGTLATELHQHTLKGLPLPSSIPCSRIVRDLSVAISWVEKQNLPNRSDYQLCLQINKVISRLLDDTLNQGLTSAKNTNSHLEKVQQEQQVPEGFHMDESSDASDKLQPLPEPFTSEEFLSWIDDLYGILSMISL, from the exons ATGACTCGCCCTGGAACAAAATTCCGCCATTTTCGCATGACGAAACCATCTGAGCCTGAACGGTGGAGGTATGCATCACCTGAGAGTCCTAATACAACATCTTTGTCAAGCCAGTCGCATACATCCGAGGTCACTCAAGGGAAGACCAATGAAGGGCAACCTGAGAAAATCGGGGTTCCTGGATTTGTATCGATATCTCCTAAAAACTCGCTTGGAACAGATACTGGCTCAGTAGACCCATCTACATCTAGGGTCACCTTAGCAACCTACTACCTCATGGGCCTATATGCGTCTTATTCACACTACAAggatctcatcttcaactACCTTGACCGCAGCCGATCTTTTGTCATCCCCCGGCCACTGTTATTCGAGCTGTTCTCGACATTGTATGATGATATGAAAGTAGAGGTTGATCTTCACTCTCGCTTAACCCAGAACACACGCAGGCCCCTTCCCCCCATATCGGCAAGTACCACTGTAGAGGAATTTTGTGGGTGGTTTAGAGGGGCCAATATTCGATGGGAACTTCTTGGGGTTGTTTTCGCCCTTGCGGGTCTCGCTTCAGTTCATACTGCTGAGCCAGAGAAACCACTAAGCTATGAATCTTTTGCTACAGATATGTACACAGCCAGCAGA TCGACCTCTTACAGTCTGGCAACAGGCAGTGTCCTATATCGTTGCTTCAGCTCATTAACTGCGGAGCTGTTCGCTTTGAGATATCATCGCCAGATATCATTACAGTCTGGAGTGCCTTTCTTCATGTCGGAAACCCGCAAGAGGCTCTTTGCTGCTGCAGTTTGTCGAGATATGAACCTTGCAACGCTCCTTGAAAGACCACCATTCATTGACTGTAATTTCTGTGATATGACATATCCACtcgatctggatgaagaagaggtagTGCTGGTTGGGAGTGAGCTTAATGCAGCTCTACAACATTTGGACGAAAACGGTTGGAAGGTCTCATCCGAGAGGGAAAAGCTACTTCGACCAGCAACAGGAATACGAATTCGTTTTTTATTATCAATCCTTCGAGCCAAGGTGCTGCGACTATCACTAGGCAACCGGATGGAATCCATGACCAAGAAGTACTC GTCATGTGTTGTGCTCTTGAGTGCTCATCtagatcatcttcattgtgGCTTTCAGATTCTACGAATGCTCCAACAGGAGGGCCAAGACACACTCACAACCATTCTCGATACTTCAATGGGATTGCTTTCAGGTATGCTTGACTTGATGAAGCAGCAAGAGCGATTCGTTGAGCTGCGAGAGAGGTTTACATGGATC TTTCTGTTCTATGGTCTTCCTGGCGCCGGTACTCTTGCCACAGAACTTCATCAGCACACGCTCAAGGGGCTCCCTCTGCCTTCCTCTATCCCTTGTTCCCGTATAGTTCGTGACTTGAGTGTTGCAATCTCGTGGGTGGAGAAACAGAACTTACCAAACCGCTCGGATTACCAGCTATGCCTCCAAATCAACAAGGTGATCAGTCGACTGTTAGATGATACCCTGAATCAGGGTCTAACCTCGGCGAAAAATACTAATAGTCATTTGGAGAAAGTACAACAAGAGCAGCAGGTACCAGAAGGTTTTCACATGGATGAATCTTCGGATGCTTCGGATAAATTACAGCCATTGCCTGAACCCTTTACTAGCGAGGAATTTCTCAGTTGGATTGACGACCTG TATGGGATTTTGAGTATGATATCTCTTTGA
- the nop7 gene encoding mRNA-binding ribosome synthesis protein NOP7 (protein required for normal rRNA processing), giving the protein MAKIKKKGTSGQAKNYITRTQAVRKLQISLPDFRRLCIFKGIYPREPRNKKKAAKNSTASTTFYYTKDIQYLLHEPLLRKFRDQKALSKKIARSLGRGEVSDAARLEKNHAPQLTLDHIIKERYPTFIDALRDLDDALSLLFLFANLPSTAHVPPKTIALCQRLCHEFQHYLIVTNSLRKSFLSIKGIYYQATIQGQDIMWLVPYRFVQRVNGDVDYRIMATFVDFYTTLLGFVNFRLYSTLGLRYPPKFDTRSDENGAELAAFTLEGRAVGETTKAIEGTKQTSSTANKEVSQDVQAKVDKVIKSAGLDQTKDDQAVQATEESTEEIDKFEPAAPEADTLLQPDISGDTAGALFAPFTFYISREAPKAPLEFILRSFGCKRIGWDAVLGDGAFTHDETDTRITHQIVDRPALPESSLPAVPAASENGAGAVQKVKPGTRIPGRTYIQPQWIWDCINEGKLLRPDLYAPGATLPPHLSPWVKPTRGAYDPRASLAEQEEEGEAEIAAEEEEEDSDEEMEEATDGKKVDAKAEDSAEEENEDEDDSVDGGMDVAGTDDDEDESEEEMEDEFGGFEEEAASESEDEEESARTQHQKELEAEAAGLPFSSSSAGGDSTKKKSSQAKKVASKKRKEEEELERQKMMMSRKKRKLLEKMMYSNKKQSEEAAKLRSKRRKLEKGAEK; this is encoded by the exons ATGGCgaaaatcaagaagaagg GAACTTCTGGCCAGGCCAAAAACTATATCACTAGAACTCAGGCAGTTCGCAAACTTCAGATTTCCCTGCCTGACTTCCGTCGACTATGCATTTTCAAAG GCATATATCCCCGTGAGCCTcggaataagaagaaggccgccaaAAACTCGACTGCCAGCACTACTTTCTACTACACGAAAGATATTCAATATCTCCTGCATGAACCCCTCCTCCGGAAATTCCGTGACCAGAAAGCGCTCTCGAAAAAGATTGCTCGCTCCCTTGGACGTGGTGAAGTGAGCGACGCAGCTCGCCTGGAGAAGAACCATGCGCCGCAGCTCACTTTGGATCATATCATCAAGGAGCGCTACCCAACTTTCATCGACGCTCTGAGAGACTTGGATGATGCTCTGTCGCTTCTGTTCCTCTTTGCGAACCTTCCTTCCACTGCACATGTACCTCCCAAGACGATCGCGCTTTGCCAACGCCTTTGCCATGAGTTCCAGCACTACCTGATTGTCACCAACTCCTTGCGCAAatcattcctttcaatcaAGGGTATTTACTACCAGGCTACCATTCAGGGACAGGATATCATGTGGTTGGTGCCTTACCGATTCGTTCAGCGGGTGAATGGAGATGTCGATTATCGAATCATGGCCACTTTCGTCGACTTCTACACCACTTTGCTAGGATTCGTGAACTTCCGCCTGTATTCCACCCTTGGATTAAGATACCCCCCTAAGTTCGATACCAGAAGTGACGAAAATGGAGCCGAATTAGCGGCTTTCACCCTTGAGGGACGCGCGGTTGGCGAAACAACTAAGGCTATTGAAGGCACCAAGCAAACAAGCAGTACAGCTAATAAGGAAGTCTCCCAGGATGTCCAGGCGAAGGTTGACAAGGTAATCAAATCTGCCGGCTTGGACCAAACGAAGGACGATCAAGCCGTCCAGGCGACAGAGGAATCGACTGAAGAAATCGACAAGTTCGAGCCTGCGGCTCCCGAGGCAGACACCCTCCTTCAACCCGATATCAGTGGAGACACAGCTGGTGCTCTGTTTGCTCCATTCACATTCTATATCTCTCGAGAGGCCCCTAAGGCTCCCTTGGAATTCATCCTGCGTTCCTTTGGTTGCAAGCGTATCGGCTGGGACGCTGTTCTCGGCGATGGAGCTTTTACGCATGATGAAACAGATACTCGCATCACCCATCAGATTGTCGATCGTCCTGCACTGCCAGAGTCTTCACTTCCGGCTGTTCCTGCCGCCTCAGAGAATGGTGCTGGCGCTGTTCAAAAGGTCAAGCCTGGCACTCGTATCCCGGGTAGAACGTATATTCAGCCCCAATGGATCTGGGACTGCATCAACGAAGGAAAGCTTCTTCGCCCTGACCTGTATGCACCTGGTGCTACTCTTCCCCCCCATCTGAGCCCATGGGTCAAGCCCACGAGGGGTGCATATGATCCTCGCGCTAGCCTGgctgagcaagaagaggagggtgaggCTGAAATtgcagccgaagaagaggaagaagattctgatgaagagatggaggaggccaccgatggaaagaaggtggACGCCAAGGCTGAAGACTCGGCTGAGGAGGAAaatgaggacgaggatgattcTGTTGATGGAGGTATGGATGTTGCTGGtacagatgacgatgaggacgagagcgaagaggaaatggaagatgagTTTGGTGgattcgaggaagaagctgcatcCGAatcggaggatgaagaggaatctGCTCGCACTCAGCACCAAAAGGAGCTTGAAGCGGAAGCTGCTGGTCttccattctcctcctctagTGCTGGCGGTGattcaacaaagaagaagtcttctcaggccaagaaggtggCGTCTAAGAAGCgtaaggaagaagaggaactggagaggcaaaagatgatgatgagccgcaagaagcggaagctgctggagaagatgatgtacTCGAACAAGAAGCAGTCAGAAGAGGCGGCGAAGCTGCGCTCTAAGCGGAGAAAACTTGAAAAGGGCGCAGAGAAATAA
- a CDS encoding uncharacterized protein (predicted protein), whose translation MSSISGGRSPRFIPPQSAQPYRSIFGGSSSQDVADLQPYPEWQGDADFGSDDFDVAMEDIPIVEDDHPDDSTYKESDEDEPGSEAGGSQQRIPQSTADAATGHSDIASPPSSAEYRPNRFRGSESQWRKLTAEDRQNAEALETIRARDLAAHLYNAYALRVRARELARQAVEAGEPEDEIKVFGPPKRWAAWPMSATEVPRGNEHVRRGEDEAWTLRMQPDPRPSAELEESLIAIMLKDAKEKFQTRSWDDRLSSVQQWAMSQANIDNDTATDGEQKSDPEFIHEILLRPVVQADDEKSRRQLRPLTRNILTQFDDLLMALHNARNGGVGADDSSASEWQTDTESIASSISSRKRRTIKNTAERSQSRGRKRTRRSSARSESSRQRSHSGHASSGRAPSRLGSRRQSKSQNSRPRGRSAGSDRKRSASRMRLGLRDWSEVLGIASMIGFPPAVIMRSSQRCAALFREDMEFRVLQEGTLQQVRDGGSSTWAYAENEPEEPGTSLPPPSPPPTKRSLSRTTSVKKASSTRATSPATDHTDEVTRGKGKGQHRKQDLICPVRTCPRHINGFARTWNLNLHMKRMHAGYRPKSTDSKSKSSVVGPAGDTDS comes from the coding sequence ATGTCCTCAATTTCTGGCGGCCGTTCCCCGCGCTTCATCCCCCCTCAGTCTGCCCAGCCATACAGATCTATATTTGGTGGTTCTAGCAGTCAAGATGTTGCAGATCTCCAGCCGTACCCGGAATGGCAAGGGGATGCCGATTTTGGCTCTGATGACTTCGATGTGGCTATGGAAGATATACCAATAGTTGAGGATGATCATCCTGATGATTCTACCTACAAAGAAAGTGACGAGGACGAGCCCGGGTCAGAAGCCGGAGGCTCTCAGCAGAGGATTCCCCAAAGCACTGCGGATGCCGCTACAGGTCACAGTGATATTGCTAGCCCACCATCATCTGCTGAATACCGGCCCAATAGATTCCGCGGCAGTGAATCGCAGTGGAGAAAACTGACTGCAGAAGATAGACAGAATGCTGAAGCTTTAGAAACCATCCGGGCTAGAGACCTTGCAGCTCACTTGTACAACGCGTATGCTTTACGAGTACGGGCCCGTGAGCTAGCAAGGCAAGCTGTCGAAGCTGGCGAACCAGAAGATGAAATCAAAGTCTTTGGTCCTCCTAAGCGATGGGCAGCATGGCCCATGTCGGCTACGGAGGTACCTCGCGGAAACGAACATGTCCGTAGAGGAGAAGACGAGGCGTGGACTTTGAGAATGCAGCCGGATCCTCGGCCAAGTGCCGAACTAGAGGAGTCACTTATAGCTATAATGCTCAAGGACGCAAAGGAAAAATTCCAGACTAGATCTTGGGACGACAGACTTTCATCAGTACAACAATGGGCAATGTCTCAAGCCAATATAGACAATGATACTGCCACCGACGGGGAACAGAAAAGCGATCCAGAATTTATTCATGAAATTCTACTACGTCCTGTTGTTCAGGCTGATGACGAAAAGTCACGACGCCAGTTGCGACCGCTGACCCGAAATATACTCACCCAATTCGATGACTTACTTATGGCTCTTCACAACGCCCGCAATGGTGGAGTGGGAGCGGACGACAGCTCGGCGAGTGAGTGGCAAACAGATACAGAGAGTATTGCCTCTAGCATCTCATCCCGCAAGAGAAGGACAATAAAAAATACCGCTGAGCGAAGTCAATCGAGGGGTAGAAAGCGCACACGCAGGTCATCCGCTCGAAGTGAGTCAAGCCGTCAACGTTCTCACAGTGGGCATGCATCAAGTGGACGAGCACCTTCTCGGCTTGGCTCACGTCGTCAATCAAAATCACAAAACTCAAGGCCGCGGGGGCGCTCAGCTGGCAGCGACCGCAAAAGATCTGCAAGTCGTATGCGTCTTGGCCTCCGCGACTGGAGCGAAGTACTAGGAATCGCCTCTATGATCGGCTTTCCACCAGCCGTGATAATGCGTTCTTCACAAAGATGTGCCGCTCTGTTTCGTGAGGATATGGAGTTCCGCGTTTTGCAAGAAGGTACCTTACAGCAAGTTCGGGACGGAGGTTCTTCTACCTGGGCCTACGCAGAAAATGAGCCCGAGGAACCTGGAACTTCGCTGCCgcctccttcgcctcctcCTACCAAACGATCCCTCTCTCGCACGACTTCTGTGAAGAAAGCTTCTAGCACCCGAGCTACTAGCCCTGCTACTGATCATACCGACGAGGTGACCAGAGGCAAAGGCAAGGGTCAACACCGCAAACAAGATCTAATATGCCCCGTCAGGACGTGTCCCCGGCATATCAATGGGTTTGCACGGACATGGAATCTTAACTTACATATGAAACGCATGCATGCTGGTTATCGCCCGAAGAGTACTGACTCAAAATCCAAGTCTTCCGTGGTCGGCCCTGCTGGCGACACTGACAGTTAA